One Actinoplanes missouriensis 431 DNA segment encodes these proteins:
- a CDS encoding roadblock/LC7 domain-containing protein, with amino-acid sequence MTRPPTMHDMGWLLSNFADSIAGIAHVIAVSADGLLLASSRDLPADRADQLAAITSGVVSLTDGASRMFNAGQVQQTIIEMDSGYLFLMSISDGSSMAVLAARSCDVGQVGYEMALLVERVGAALSPAPREAVSY; translated from the coding sequence GTGACCAGGCCCCCCACCATGCACGACATGGGCTGGCTGCTCAGCAACTTCGCCGACAGCATCGCCGGTATCGCGCACGTGATCGCGGTCTCGGCGGACGGGCTGCTGCTGGCCTCCTCGCGTGACCTGCCAGCGGACCGGGCGGACCAGCTCGCGGCGATCACCTCCGGCGTGGTCAGCCTCACCGACGGTGCGTCCCGGATGTTCAATGCCGGACAGGTGCAACAGACCATCATCGAAATGGACAGCGGTTATCTTTTCCTGATGTCCATCAGCGACGGTTCGTCGATGGCTGTTCTGGCGGCGCGAAGCTGCGATGTCGGCCAGGTCGGCTACGAGATGGCTCTGCTGGTGGAACGGGTCGGCGCGGCACTGTCGCCGGCGCCACGCGAGGCCGTCAGTTACTAG
- a CDS encoding DUF742 domain-containing protein, translated as MAEPHDPRGNLVRPYAVTRGRTEPIRDIPIEAVLVASGAAVQEARFAGHDKYRIAVLCEPKAQSLAELAALTRLPLGVTRVLVADMVADGLLTLHSAAPRTGFAERMDLLGRVLGGLRKL; from the coding sequence ATGGCAGAGCCGCACGATCCCCGGGGCAACCTGGTGCGGCCGTACGCGGTCACCCGCGGCCGGACCGAGCCGATCCGGGACATCCCGATCGAGGCGGTCCTGGTCGCGAGCGGGGCGGCCGTACAGGAAGCGCGGTTCGCCGGACATGACAAGTACCGCATCGCCGTGCTGTGCGAGCCGAAGGCGCAGTCGCTCGCGGAGCTCGCGGCGCTGACCCGGTTACCACTGGGGGTGACCCGGGTGCTCGTCGCCGACATGGTCGCCGATGGGCTTTTGACGCTGCACAGTGCCGCTCCGCGAACCGGTTTCGCGGAGCGGATGGATCTTCTGGGAAGGGTGTTGGGTGGACTACGCAAGCTCTGA
- a CDS encoding GTP-binding protein, whose product MDYASSEGAGARPTEITSAKIVVAGGFGVGKTTLVGAVSEIDPLTTEAVMTSAGEGIDDASKVPGKESTTVAMDFGRITMAEDLILYLFGTPGQTRFWFMWDELIRGAVGAAVLVDTRRLTDAFAPLDYFENRHLPYLVAVNCFDGAPRYEPEEVREALAIPPRVPLLMCDARHRESAKAVLIGVVEHAMATLVAEHEGNQPAPVG is encoded by the coding sequence GTGGACTACGCAAGCTCTGAGGGGGCCGGAGCGCGTCCCACGGAGATCACCTCCGCGAAGATCGTCGTCGCTGGTGGCTTCGGTGTGGGCAAGACGACGCTCGTCGGTGCCGTCTCCGAGATCGACCCGCTGACCACCGAGGCCGTGATGACCTCGGCGGGTGAGGGGATCGACGATGCCTCGAAGGTGCCCGGCAAGGAGTCGACCACGGTGGCGATGGACTTCGGCCGGATCACCATGGCCGAGGACCTGATCCTCTACCTGTTCGGGACACCGGGGCAGACCCGGTTCTGGTTCATGTGGGACGAGTTGATCCGCGGCGCGGTCGGGGCGGCCGTGCTCGTCGACACCCGGCGGCTCACCGACGCGTTCGCGCCGCTGGACTACTTCGAGAACCGGCACCTGCCGTACCTCGTCGCGGTGAACTGCTTCGACGGCGCTCCCCGGTACGAGCCGGAGGAGGTGCGCGAGGCGCTCGCCATTCCGCCCCGGGTGCCGCTGCTGATGTGCGACGCGCGCCATCGGGAGTCGGCGAAAGCGGTGCTGATCGGGGTGGTCGAGCACGCGATGGCCACGCTCGTCGCCGAGCATGAGGGAAATCAACCCGCGCCGGTCGGCTGA
- a CDS encoding uroporphyrinogen-III synthase, which yields MTDRPPGARRAALTAAALAEPAAALSGYTIGVTADGRKDELATLLEARGARVVLAPALRIVPIADDAELRAATRACLDTPPDIVLVNTGIGMRGWLEAAEGWGLAEPLRSVLSRAYLVARGPKARAAVRTAGLHEQWTPDGEGYEEVVDHLTARGLTGLTVALQLHGDSQPEYTEALQRAGARVIEAPVYRWAPPVDQAPLHRLVDLIIGKLVDTVTFTSAAAVQAVLRAAGTGADALFDSLRGDVLAACVGPVTAAPLRRQGIPVVTPGRARLSALVRTIVDELPKRAVTLEVAGHSLTLRGHAAIVDGELRPLAPAPMAVLRELAGSPGRVLSRAALLQSLPRGADEHAVEMAVARLRAGLAVPGVVQTVVKRGYRLPA from the coding sequence ATGACCGACCGGCCCCCCGGCGCCCGCCGGGCCGCGCTGACCGCTGCCGCCCTCGCGGAGCCGGCGGCGGCCCTCTCCGGTTACACGATCGGCGTGACCGCCGACGGCCGCAAGGACGAGCTCGCCACCCTCCTCGAAGCCCGCGGCGCCCGCGTGGTGCTGGCGCCGGCCCTGCGCATCGTCCCGATCGCCGACGACGCCGAACTGCGCGCCGCGACCCGGGCCTGCCTCGACACGCCACCCGACATCGTGCTGGTCAACACGGGTATCGGCATGCGTGGCTGGCTGGAGGCCGCGGAGGGGTGGGGTCTTGCCGAGCCGCTGCGGTCGGTGCTGTCCCGGGCGTACCTGGTGGCCCGTGGGCCGAAGGCACGCGCCGCGGTCCGCACCGCCGGTCTGCACGAGCAGTGGACACCCGACGGCGAGGGTTACGAGGAGGTCGTCGACCACCTGACCGCCCGCGGCCTGACCGGTCTCACGGTGGCCCTGCAGCTGCACGGCGACAGTCAGCCGGAGTACACCGAGGCATTGCAGCGGGCCGGCGCCCGGGTGATCGAGGCGCCGGTCTACCGCTGGGCGCCGCCCGTCGATCAGGCGCCGCTGCACCGGCTGGTCGATCTGATCATCGGCAAGCTGGTGGACACCGTGACGTTCACGTCGGCCGCCGCGGTCCAGGCCGTGCTGCGCGCCGCCGGCACCGGTGCCGACGCCCTCTTCGACTCGCTGCGCGGCGACGTCCTGGCAGCCTGTGTCGGACCTGTCACCGCAGCGCCGCTGCGCCGTCAGGGCATCCCGGTCGTCACTCCGGGTCGCGCCCGGCTCAGCGCCCTCGTCCGCACGATCGTCGACGAGCTGCCGAAACGCGCCGTCACCCTGGAGGTGGCCGGCCATTCCCTGACGCTGCGCGGCCACGCGGCGATCGTCGACGGCGAACTCCGCCCCCTGGCGCCGGCCCCGATGGCGGTCCTCCGCGAGCTCGCCGGTTCACCCGGACGGGTCCTCTCCCGCGCCGCGCTCCTGCAATCACTTCCGCGCGGCGCCGACGAACACGCCGTCGAGATGGCCGTCGCCCGCCTGCGCGCCGGTCTTGCCGTACCCGGTGTGGTCCAGACCGTCGTCAAGCGCGGCTACCGGCTTCCCGCCTGA
- the rplM gene encoding 50S ribosomal protein L13 has product MRTYSPKPGEIERQWHIIDASDVVLGRLATHTANLLRGKHKPTFAPHVDTGDFVVIINAGKVALTGNKRQTKVAYRHSGYPGGLKQVGYEELLTKRPEKAIELAVKGMLPHNKLARQIIKKLKVYPGAEHPHAAQQPQPFEIKQIAQ; this is encoded by the coding sequence GTGCGTACGTACAGCCCGAAGCCGGGTGAGATCGAGCGTCAGTGGCACATTATCGACGCTTCTGACGTCGTTCTGGGTCGCCTGGCCACCCACACCGCGAACCTCCTCCGCGGCAAGCACAAGCCCACGTTCGCCCCGCACGTCGACACCGGCGACTTCGTGGTGATCATCAACGCGGGCAAGGTCGCGCTGACCGGCAACAAGCGGCAGACCAAGGTCGCCTACCGCCACTCGGGTTACCCGGGTGGTCTGAAGCAGGTCGGTTACGAGGAGCTGCTCACCAAGCGCCCCGAGAAGGCGATCGAGCTGGCCGTCAAGGGCATGCTCCCGCACAACAAGCTTGCGCGGCAGATCATCAAGAAGCTGAAGGTCTACCCGGGCGCTGAGCACCCGCACGCCGCTCAGCAGCCGCAGCCGTTCGAAATCAAGCAGATCGCGCAGTGA
- the rpsI gene encoding 30S ribosomal protein S9, whose product MTDITEPETVETVETVEEPAEETVVVVETPAPAPVRAPRPGDRPVQTVGRRKEAIVRVRLVPGSGKITCNNRDLENYFPSKVNQQLIREPLVTTERGEQFDVIANLRGGGITGQAGALRLAIARALIALEPDDRPALKKAGFLTRDARVKESKKYGLKKARKAPQYSKR is encoded by the coding sequence ATGACCGATATCACCGAGCCGGAGACCGTCGAGACGGTCGAGACGGTCGAGGAGCCCGCTGAGGAGACGGTCGTCGTCGTCGAGACGCCCGCGCCGGCCCCGGTCCGCGCTCCGCGCCCCGGTGACCGTCCGGTCCAGACGGTCGGCCGCCGCAAGGAGGCCATCGTCCGGGTGCGCCTCGTGCCCGGCAGCGGCAAGATCACCTGCAACAACCGCGACCTCGAGAACTACTTCCCGAGCAAGGTGAACCAGCAGCTCATCCGTGAGCCGCTCGTGACCACCGAGCGCGGCGAGCAGTTCGACGTCATCGCGAACCTGCGTGGCGGCGGCATCACCGGCCAGGCCGGCGCGCTGCGTCTCGCGATCGCCCGCGCCCTCATCGCGCTCGAGCCGGACGACCGGCCGGCGCTGAAGAAGGCCGGCTTCCTGACCCGTGACGCTCGGGTCAAGGAAAGCAAGAAGTACGGTCTCAAGAAGGCCCGTAAGGCTCCGCAGTACTCGAAGCGCTGA
- the glmM gene encoding phosphoglucosamine mutase, with product MGRLFGTDGVRGLANGDLLTPELALSVAVAAARVLVETDSSHQPLAIVGRDPRASGEMLEAAVVAGLTSAGANVVRVGVLPTPAVAYLVGQTNADLGVMLSASHNPMPDNGIKLFAAGGAKLPDDLEAKIEQAVADGHGLVGRPTGAAIGRVHDLLDGAEHYIKHLIEATPHPLAGLKVVVDCANGAASDVAPVAYREAGAEVIAIHAEPDGLNINEECGSTHLDKVREAVLAEGADLGLAHDGDADRCLAVTAAGDVVDGDQIMAILALAMRDAGTLTDNTLVATVMSNLGLRIAMKQSGIRLLETKVGDRYVLEELQNGDYALGGEQSGHIVMPAYATTGDGVLTGLHLMAQIAASGKSLADLAAVVHKLPQVLINVRVGDREAGAAAPTVQAAVALAENELGETGRVLLRPSGTEPLVRVMVEAATEDKARSVAERIADEVRAASPA from the coding sequence ATGGGGCGACTCTTCGGCACCGACGGCGTTCGCGGTCTTGCGAACGGCGATCTGCTCACCCCCGAACTCGCCCTCTCGGTCGCGGTCGCTGCCGCCCGGGTGCTGGTCGAGACCGACAGCAGCCACCAGCCGCTCGCGATCGTCGGGCGTGACCCGCGGGCCAGCGGCGAGATGCTGGAGGCCGCGGTCGTCGCCGGCCTGACCAGCGCCGGCGCCAACGTGGTCCGGGTCGGCGTGCTGCCCACGCCGGCGGTGGCGTACCTGGTCGGGCAGACGAACGCCGACCTCGGTGTGATGCTGTCCGCCTCGCACAACCCCATGCCGGACAACGGGATCAAGCTGTTCGCCGCCGGTGGCGCCAAGCTGCCGGACGATCTGGAGGCGAAGATCGAGCAGGCCGTCGCGGACGGGCACGGCCTGGTCGGCCGGCCGACCGGCGCCGCCATCGGCCGGGTGCACGACCTTCTCGACGGCGCCGAGCACTACATCAAGCACCTGATCGAGGCGACCCCGCACCCGCTGGCCGGGCTCAAGGTCGTGGTGGACTGCGCGAACGGCGCGGCGAGCGACGTGGCCCCGGTGGCCTACCGCGAGGCCGGCGCCGAGGTCATCGCGATCCACGCCGAGCCGGACGGGCTCAACATCAACGAAGAGTGCGGCTCCACCCACCTGGACAAGGTGCGCGAGGCCGTGCTCGCCGAAGGCGCCGACCTCGGTCTGGCGCACGACGGCGACGCCGACCGCTGCCTCGCGGTGACCGCCGCCGGCGACGTCGTCGACGGCGACCAGATCATGGCGATCCTGGCGCTTGCCATGCGCGACGCCGGCACGCTCACCGACAACACGCTCGTCGCCACCGTGATGAGCAACCTCGGTCTGCGGATCGCGATGAAGCAGTCCGGCATCCGGCTGCTGGAGACCAAGGTCGGCGATCGGTACGTGCTGGAGGAGCTGCAGAACGGCGACTACGCGCTCGGCGGCGAGCAGAGCGGGCACATCGTGATGCCGGCCTACGCCACCACCGGCGACGGCGTGCTGACCGGCCTGCACCTGATGGCCCAGATCGCGGCGAGCGGCAAGTCCCTCGCCGATCTGGCGGCCGTGGTGCACAAGCTGCCCCAGGTGCTGATCAACGTACGGGTCGGTGACCGCGAGGCCGGCGCCGCGGCTCCCACCGTGCAGGCCGCCGTGGCCCTCGCCGAGAACGAGCTGGGCGAGACCGGCCGGGTGCTGCTGCGCCCGTCGGGCACCGAGCCGCTGGTCCGGGTGATGGTCGAGGCCGCCACCGAGGACAAGGCGCGCAGCGTGGCCGAGCGGATCGCCGACGAGGTACGGGCCGCCAGCCCGGCGTGA
- a CDS encoding pyridoxal phosphate-dependent aminotransferase — protein sequence MSADPLIERMRPFGTTIFTEMSALAARTGAVNLGQGFPDTDGPAEMLAAAAEALAGGFNQYPPLAGIPALRHAITAHEQRFWGLTRDPDTEVTVTAGATEAIAAAILALCEPGDEVVCFEPYYDSYAASITLAGAVRRPVTLRPGPSGRYEFDESQLRAAFGARTRLVLLNTPHNPTGKVFTRAELDLIADLCREHDVYAVTDEVYEHLVFDGVHIPLAGLPGMRERTLRISSAGKTFSCTGWKVGWATGPAALVSAVLRVKQFLTFVNAGPLQPAVAVALGLPDSYFTGFTEGLRERRDRLVDGLADAGLAVLPSEGTYFVTADIRPLGGTDGIEFCRGLPERCGVVAVPTQVFYDHREAGRHLIRFAFCKRTEVIDEAVKRLKGPF from the coding sequence GTGAGCGCCGATCCGCTGATCGAGCGGATGCGGCCGTTCGGCACGACCATCTTCACCGAGATGTCCGCCCTCGCGGCACGCACCGGCGCGGTCAATCTCGGTCAGGGCTTCCCGGACACCGACGGTCCGGCGGAGATGCTGGCGGCCGCCGCCGAGGCCCTGGCGGGAGGCTTCAACCAGTACCCTCCGCTGGCCGGCATCCCCGCCCTCCGGCACGCGATCACCGCACACGAGCAGCGGTTCTGGGGCCTGACCCGGGACCCGGACACCGAGGTGACGGTGACGGCCGGCGCGACCGAGGCGATCGCCGCCGCGATCCTGGCACTCTGCGAGCCCGGCGACGAGGTGGTCTGCTTCGAGCCCTACTACGACAGTTACGCCGCCTCGATCACCCTGGCCGGCGCGGTCCGGCGGCCGGTCACGCTGCGGCCCGGCCCCTCCGGGCGGTACGAGTTCGACGAGTCCCAGCTGCGGGCCGCCTTCGGCGCGCGGACCCGTCTCGTGCTGCTCAACACCCCGCACAACCCGACCGGAAAGGTCTTCACCCGCGCCGAGCTGGACCTGATCGCCGATCTGTGCCGTGAGCACGACGTCTACGCCGTCACCGACGAGGTCTACGAGCACCTGGTCTTCGACGGCGTGCACATCCCGCTGGCGGGCCTGCCGGGGATGCGCGAGCGCACACTACGCATCTCGTCGGCCGGCAAGACCTTCTCCTGCACCGGCTGGAAGGTCGGCTGGGCCACCGGGCCGGCCGCCCTGGTCTCCGCGGTGCTACGGGTCAAGCAATTCCTGACGTTCGTGAACGCCGGGCCGCTGCAACCGGCTGTCGCCGTCGCGCTGGGCCTGCCGGACTCCTACTTCACCGGCTTCACCGAGGGCCTGCGGGAGCGCCGCGACCGTCTGGTCGACGGACTCGCCGACGCCGGCCTGGCCGTCCTGCCGTCCGAGGGCACCTATTTCGTGACCGCCGACATCCGGCCGCTCGGCGGGACGGACGGCATCGAGTTCTGCCGCGGTCTGCCGGAGCGATGCGGTGTCGTGGCCGTGCCCACCCAGGTCTTCTACGACCACCGGGAGGCCGGCCGGCACCTGATCAGGTTCGCTTTCTGCAAACGAACCGAGGTGATCGACGAGGCCGTGAAAAGACTGAAGGGGCCCTTCTAG
- a CDS encoding MmpS family transport accessory protein, whose translation MSDPRDPSEPRQPPRPPQFTPGQATPPLPPDATFAAPGPDPTSQFPPVAYEPVNYAPPGYSPEPGYAPDYTQSGYPPPPPPPSGGYSAPPRKSKTPLIALIVAISLLLCGGVVTSGVLIVRSITDKAQEAIEPITKPTLPALPTFPTELPDVPGIDPNREITVTYEVTGDGPVEILYTEQLGAAKVLNRVELPWKVTTTMTGVALVSVSAQRTGGEGSVTCRATVDGKEVAEQTGSGAFATTTCTQLVFE comes from the coding sequence ATGAGCGATCCGCGCGATCCGAGCGAGCCGCGCCAGCCGCCCCGGCCCCCGCAGTTCACTCCGGGCCAGGCCACGCCACCCCTCCCACCGGACGCGACGTTCGCCGCCCCCGGCCCCGACCCGACTTCCCAGTTCCCGCCGGTCGCCTATGAGCCGGTCAACTACGCGCCGCCGGGTTATTCGCCGGAGCCGGGTTACGCGCCGGACTACACCCAGAGCGGCTATCCACCGCCTCCGCCACCGCCGTCGGGCGGGTACAGCGCGCCGCCCCGGAAGAGCAAGACCCCGCTGATCGCCCTGATCGTCGCCATCTCGCTGCTGCTCTGCGGCGGCGTCGTCACCTCCGGCGTCCTGATCGTGCGCAGCATCACGGACAAGGCGCAGGAAGCGATCGAGCCGATCACCAAGCCGACGCTGCCGGCCCTGCCGACGTTCCCCACTGAACTGCCCGACGTGCCCGGCATCGACCCCAACCGGGAGATCACCGTGACCTACGAGGTCACCGGCGACGGACCCGTCGAGATCCTCTACACCGAGCAGCTGGGCGCCGCCAAGGTGCTCAACCGCGTCGAGCTGCCCTGGAAGGTGACCACCACGATGACGGGTGTCGCGCTGGTGTCGGTCTCCGCGCAGCGCACCGGCGGCGAGGGCAGCGTCACCTGCCGCGCCACCGTCGACGGCAAGGAGGTCGCCGAGCAGACCGGATCGGGCGCGTTCGCGACGACCACCTGCACCCAGCTGGTGTTCGAGTGA
- the glmS gene encoding glutamine--fructose-6-phosphate transaminase (isomerizing) — MSIVLDGLRRLEYRGYDSAGVAIIDGDVVQTEKRAGKLANLEKALGERTGDGIASGVTGIGHTRWATHGGPTDRNAHPHLSADGRVAVIHNGIIENFARLRAELEADGIEFRSDTDTECAAHLLAAEVRALRAAGGFEGPALLAEGMRRTVRRLEGAFTLLAVDVDVPDAVVAARRNSPLVVGRGDGENFLASDVSAFIEHTREAIELGQDQVVLITPAGIEITDFDGAPATGQEYHVDWDLSAAEKGGYEYFMLKEIAEQPQAIADTLLGRLSERGEIILDEVRLTDQDLRDVDKVFIVACGTSYHAGMVAKYAIEHWVRIPCEVELASEFRYRDPILDRSTLVIVISQSGETMDTLMALRHAKEQKARVLAICNTNGSTIPRESDAVLYTHGGPEIAVASTKAFLTQLVACYLIGLHLAQIRGVMYADEVAAVVERLSQAPDNLRELLDGMEDVRALARDLKTASTILFIGRHVGFPVALEGALKLKELAYMHAEGFAAGELKHGPISLIDEGTPVVCVVPSPAGRGVMRDKVVSNIQEVRARGARTIVIAEKGDEGVRAFADHLIEVPHTPTLLAPLMTTVPLQILACEIAAARGHDVDQPRNLAKSVTVE, encoded by the coding sequence TTGAGCATCGTTCTCGATGGGCTCCGCCGCCTGGAGTACCGGGGATACGACTCCGCCGGGGTCGCCATCATCGACGGCGATGTCGTCCAGACCGAGAAGCGGGCGGGCAAGCTCGCCAACCTGGAGAAGGCGCTCGGCGAGCGCACCGGCGACGGCATCGCCTCCGGTGTCACGGGCATCGGGCACACCCGCTGGGCCACGCACGGCGGCCCGACCGACCGCAACGCCCACCCCCACCTCTCCGCGGACGGCCGTGTCGCGGTCATCCACAACGGCATCATCGAGAACTTCGCCCGGCTGCGCGCCGAGCTCGAGGCGGACGGCATCGAGTTCCGCAGCGACACCGACACCGAGTGCGCGGCCCACCTGCTCGCCGCCGAGGTGCGCGCGCTGCGCGCGGCCGGTGGCTTCGAGGGCCCGGCGCTGCTGGCCGAGGGCATGCGCCGCACGGTCCGCCGGCTCGAGGGCGCGTTCACGCTGCTCGCCGTCGACGTCGACGTGCCGGACGCGGTGGTCGCCGCCCGGCGCAACTCGCCGCTCGTGGTCGGCCGCGGTGACGGGGAGAACTTCCTGGCCAGCGACGTCTCCGCGTTCATCGAGCACACCCGCGAGGCGATCGAGCTGGGCCAGGACCAGGTCGTGCTGATCACCCCGGCCGGCATCGAGATCACCGACTTCGACGGCGCCCCGGCGACCGGCCAGGAATACCACGTCGACTGGGACCTGTCGGCCGCCGAGAAGGGTGGCTACGAGTACTTCATGCTCAAGGAGATCGCCGAGCAGCCGCAGGCCATCGCGGACACGCTGCTGGGCCGGCTGAGCGAGCGCGGCGAGATCATCCTGGACGAGGTGCGGCTCACCGACCAGGACCTGCGTGACGTCGACAAGGTCTTCATCGTCGCGTGCGGCACGTCGTACCACGCCGGCATGGTCGCGAAGTACGCCATCGAGCACTGGGTCCGCATCCCCTGCGAGGTGGAGCTGGCCAGCGAGTTCCGCTACCGCGACCCGATCCTCGACCGGTCCACCCTGGTCATCGTGATCAGCCAGTCCGGCGAGACGATGGACACGCTGATGGCGCTGCGGCACGCCAAGGAGCAGAAGGCCCGGGTGCTGGCCATCTGCAACACCAACGGCTCGACGATCCCGCGTGAGTCGGACGCCGTGCTCTACACCCACGGCGGCCCCGAGATCGCCGTCGCCTCGACGAAGGCGTTCCTCACCCAGCTGGTCGCCTGTTACCTGATCGGCCTGCACCTCGCCCAGATCCGCGGCGTCATGTACGCCGACGAGGTCGCCGCCGTGGTCGAGCGCCTGAGCCAGGCCCCGGACAACCTCCGCGAGCTGCTCGACGGCATGGAGGACGTGCGCGCGCTGGCCCGGGACCTCAAGACCGCCTCGACGATCCTCTTCATCGGCCGGCACGTCGGTTTCCCGGTCGCCCTGGAGGGCGCGCTGAAGCTGAAGGAGCTGGCGTACATGCACGCCGAGGGCTTCGCGGCCGGCGAGCTGAAGCACGGCCCGATCTCGCTGATCGACGAGGGCACCCCGGTGGTCTGCGTGGTGCCGTCGCCCGCCGGTCGCGGCGTGATGCGTGACAAGGTCGTCTCCAACATCCAGGAGGTGCGTGCCCGTGGCGCCCGCACCATCGTGATCGCGGAGAAGGGCGACGAGGGCGTCCGCGCGTTCGCCGACCACCTGATCGAGGTCCCGCACACCCCGACGCTGCTGGCCCCACTGATGACCACGGTTCCGCTGCAGATCCTCGCCTGCGAGATCGCCGCGGCGCGCGGGCACGACGTGGACCAGCCGCGCAACCTGGCGAAGTCCGTCACGGTCGAGTGA
- a CDS encoding alpha/beta hydrolase has translation MSPATYARLRMTDPDRWRTAALAWRRWAALAGALGAEFGPVAARLRAAWSGATASAVADALVAFRRRIALFRVLCWRADQVLSEFASALARARDLLLRARGRAERCGLVIDDRGTVHGSSPERPGVVAELSAALSLAATADTEATTRLRSLVTAGSPGNTAGPSGDSAPMPRPDCTTPPAEVRRWWDHLSPDRRNWLLATEPAALGSTAGIPAADRDVANRLLLDDQRAAGVDEARARVEDGTVLRPYLMGLDVSGDGRAVIALGDPDRARHVLTHVPGMTSDLESFGGELTRAERVAVRAHEIAPGEAVSAVLWLDYDAPDFVHEAWSDRQAREGAEGLRRFQESLRVTHDGPPADQTVLGHSYGSLVVGAAAAGSFAADRVVFVGSPGVGVDSAAQLSVPAWSTTSRSDVIQYAAVSPDSLVRDIVLAGRVPLIGPAIAFGLPEDDLWFGRNPSDPAFGARVFPSQADAGHLGYWDPGRPALDALARITAAQEPVTRP, from the coding sequence ATGAGCCCGGCCACCTACGCCCGGCTGCGGATGACCGATCCGGATCGCTGGCGGACGGCCGCGCTGGCCTGGCGTCGCTGGGCGGCCCTGGCGGGTGCGCTCGGCGCCGAGTTCGGGCCGGTCGCGGCACGCCTGCGGGCGGCCTGGTCCGGCGCGACCGCCTCCGCCGTGGCCGACGCGCTCGTCGCTTTCCGTCGCCGGATCGCCCTGTTCCGGGTGCTCTGCTGGCGCGCCGACCAGGTGCTGAGCGAGTTCGCGTCGGCGCTCGCCCGAGCCCGCGACCTGCTTCTGCGTGCGCGCGGCCGGGCGGAACGCTGCGGCTTGGTGATCGACGACAGGGGTACGGTCCACGGCTCCTCCCCCGAGCGACCCGGCGTCGTGGCGGAACTGTCCGCGGCCCTGAGCCTCGCCGCCACGGCCGACACCGAGGCCACGACGAGGCTGCGATCGCTTGTCACCGCCGGCTCCCCCGGAAACACAGCCGGGCCCTCGGGAGACAGCGCGCCGATGCCGCGCCCCGACTGCACGACCCCACCCGCCGAGGTGCGGCGCTGGTGGGACCACCTCTCCCCGGATCGGCGGAACTGGCTGCTCGCGACCGAGCCGGCCGCCCTCGGGTCCACCGCCGGCATCCCGGCCGCCGACCGTGACGTGGCGAACCGGCTGCTCCTCGACGACCAGCGGGCCGCCGGGGTGGACGAGGCGCGGGCACGGGTCGAGGACGGGACGGTGCTCCGGCCGTACCTGATGGGATTGGACGTCTCGGGGGACGGCCGTGCGGTGATCGCCCTGGGTGACCCGGACCGGGCCCGGCATGTCCTCACCCACGTCCCCGGCATGACCAGTGACCTGGAGTCGTTCGGCGGCGAGCTGACCAGGGCGGAACGCGTCGCGGTCCGGGCGCACGAGATCGCGCCGGGCGAGGCGGTGAGCGCGGTGCTGTGGCTGGACTACGACGCCCCGGATTTCGTGCACGAGGCCTGGTCGGACCGGCAGGCCCGGGAAGGCGCCGAGGGGTTGCGGCGGTTCCAGGAGTCGCTGCGGGTGACCCATGACGGTCCGCCGGCGGATCAGACGGTGCTGGGGCACAGTTACGGCTCGCTGGTCGTCGGCGCCGCCGCGGCCGGATCGTTCGCGGCGGACCGGGTCGTCTTCGTCGGCTCGCCCGGCGTCGGCGTCGACTCGGCGGCCCAGCTCAGCGTCCCGGCCTGGTCGACGACATCGCGCAGCGACGTGATCCAGTACGCGGCGGTGTCACCGGACAGCCTGGTCCGCGACATCGTGCTCGCGGGCCGGGTGCCGCTGATCGGTCCGGCGATCGCTTTCGGACTGCCGGAGGACGACCTGTGGTTCGGGCGCAACCCGAGCGATCCGGCGTTCGGCGCCCGGGTCTTCCCCAGCCAGGCCGACGCCGGGCACCTGGGTTATTGGGATCCGGGCCGGCCCGCACTTGACGCGCTGGCCCGGATCACCGCTGCTCAGGAGCCCGTCACTCGACCGTGA
- a CDS encoding type VII secretion target, with protein MSSEFPVEDPHFEDFHAETGDLRRLAAATDDLAARITGLTGPSSPSGLVPGSAPRWAAATPAALAADALRHQLELLGSDIAETARRITAAAAAYQEADDRAATRFRLTR; from the coding sequence ATGAGCTCCGAATTCCCCGTCGAGGATCCGCACTTCGAGGATTTCCACGCCGAGACCGGGGACCTGCGCCGACTGGCCGCGGCCACCGACGACCTCGCCGCCCGGATCACCGGCCTGACCGGCCCGTCCAGCCCGTCCGGCCTCGTGCCCGGGTCTGCGCCACGCTGGGCAGCGGCCACCCCCGCCGCTCTGGCCGCCGACGCTCTCCGGCACCAGCTGGAGCTCCTCGGCTCGGACATCGCGGAGACGGCCCGGCGGATCACCGCCGCCGCCGCGGCCTATCAGGAGGCCGATGATCGCGCCGCGACCAGATTCCGGCTCACCCGATGA